Proteins found in one Leishmania donovani BPK282A1 complete genome, chromosome 13 genomic segment:
- a CDS encoding 40S ribosomal protein S12, putative encodes MAEETVRVEVPAVEENVVVDVAPESLEDAVRIVIQKALEANGLVRGLSEVARTLDCKTAHMCILADDCEDEEYKKLVTALAKQGNIDLINVEEREKLAQWAGLVRRDVAGEVTKTLKCSSVAIRDFGERTKALDYLLSQLH; translated from the coding sequence ATGGCTGAGGAAACCGTCCGTGTTGAAGTCCCTGCGGTAGAGGAGAACGTCGTGGTTGATGTCGCGCCGGAAAGCCTGGAGGATGCCGTCCGTATTGTGATCCAGAAGGCGCTCGAGGCCAATGGCCTCGTCCGCGGCCTCTCTGAGGTGGCCCGCACCCTGGACTGCAAGACGGCGCACATGTGCATTCTCGCTGATGACTGCGAGGATGAGGAGTACAAGAAGCTTGTCACCGCGCTCGCCAAGCAGGGCAACATCGATCTGATCAACGTCGAGGAGCGCGAGAAGCTCGCCCAGTGGGCCGGCCTCGTGCGCCGCGATGTGGCCGGTGAGGTGACCAAGACTCTCAAGTGCTCCTCTGTCGCCATTCGCGACTTCGGTGAGCGCACTAAGGCTCTGGACTACTTGCTGTCTCAGCTGCACTAA